The following are from one region of the Hyla sarda isolate aHylSar1 chromosome 6, aHylSar1.hap1, whole genome shotgun sequence genome:
- the LOC130277546 gene encoding putative nuclease HARBI1, translated as MEAHLPIMMMWQNEETQPQSLITKRRQPRVFRERVALSSFSEMEIRQQFRLSRQAIEELYSKIQPSLERKTKRSQAIPGMTKLIAVLHYLASGSFQYCVASKFGISQSAFSRIVHEVVEALYNVVNDYIKFPLTSLEQRQMMAKFYAKAGFPNILGLIDCTHVALIPPAQFEAIYRNRKLFHSLNVQIVCGPNFEILDVVASYPGSNHDSYILQQSLLGNMFANGSFGDGLLLGDNGYSLQSWLMTPYLNPSTAAEKKYNRAHVKTRTQVERLFGILKSRFRCLDITGGALLYKPEFVGKLVIACCILHNIANTHQIPIEIASDLREHIACQGEYRQEGTHEGRARQQEITHRFFRN; from the exons ATGGAGGCACACTTACCCATAATGATGATGTGGCAGAATGAGGAAACACAACCTCAGTCCTTAATCACAAAACGTCGTCAGCCAAGAGTGTTCAGAGAGCGTGTGGCACTCAGTTCTTTTTCTGAAATGGAGATAAGACAGCAGTTTAGATTAAGTCGACAAGCAATTGAAGAACTCTACAGCAAAATCCAACCTAGTTTGGAAAGAAAGACAAAACGTAGTCAAGCCATTCCTGGAATGACAAAGTTAATAGCTGTGCTGCATTATCTCGCATCGGGCTCCTTCCAATATTGTGTAGCTTCCAAATTTGGAATAAGTCAGTCAGCTTTCTCAAGGATTGTTCACGAAGTGGTTGAAGCCCTTTACAATGTTGTAAATGATTATATTAAATTTCCGCTAACCAGTTTGGAACAGAGGCAAATGATGGCTAAATTTTATGCAAAGGCTGGATTCCCAAACATTCTTGGCCTTATCGATTGCACACATGTGGCATTGATTCCTCCGGCCCAATTTGAGGCAATTTACCGCAATCGTAAACTTTTCCACTCCCTCAATGTCCAAATTGTGTGTGGGCCCAATTTTGAAATTCTGGATGTAGTGGCATCATACCCAGGCTCAAACCATGATTCCTATATTTTACAACAGAGCTTGTTAGGAAACATGTTTGCAAATGGTTCCTTTGGAGATGGCTTGCTTCTAG GTGACAATGGGTATAGTTTGCAGTCTTGGCTGATGACCCCATACTTAAATCCTTCAACAGCTGCAGAGAAAAAGTACAATAGGGCACATGTTAAAACACGAACCCAGGTCGAGAGGCTTTTTGGCATACTAAAAAGCCGTTTCCGGTGCCTGGATATCACTGGTGGTGCCCTACTCTACAAGCCAGAATTTGTGGGTAAACTTGTTATTGCATGCTGTATTCTACATAATATTGCAAATACTCATCAAATTCCTATTGAAATAGCATCAGATTTACGCGAACATATAGCATGTCAAGGGGAATATAGACAAGAAGGCACGCATGAAGGTCGGGCAAGACAGCAGGAAATTACACATCGGTTCTTTAGAAACTAA
- the LOC130277547 gene encoding uncharacterized protein LOC130277547, with protein sequence MSKQPRTEQSKSVTSEKRQSTNARQRGQTFHHKELVDMVRLIDELSATRAPRGQVNQQKHDIMSQVATYLKEKYGTFHTSKQVKKRFSDLKVRKTRRLGSIRRQIAEEHEPKEDTQLQAKCTDEEEPSVSGNCNKPDENQEMLVCPETEYFTLHLQPIDSEKFEQLPEPQRENPETKTIRFLDRRLCQMQEELTSQMSTLIQKMEEKINAKLDHVLARITVLEEKCNVLNP encoded by the exons ATGTCCAAACAACCACGCACTGAGCAGTCCAAAAGTGTCACGTCAG AGAAAAGACAGTCCACAAATGCCAGACAACGGGGGCAAACCTTCCATCATAAAGAACTTGTGGATATGGTTCGGCTCATTGATGAGTTGAGTGCCACACGTGCCCCAAGAGGGCAGGTGAACCAGCAAAAACATGACATAATGTCTCAAGTAGCTACCTATCTTAAGGAAAAATATGGAACATTCCACACTTCCAAACAAGTAAAAAAACGGTTCTCCGACTTAAAGGTTCGCAAAACTCGTAGACTGGGGTCTATTCGCCGACAGATTGCTGAAG AACATGAGCCAAAGGAAGACACACAGTTGCAGGCAAAATGTACAGATGAGGAGGAGCCAAGTGTTAGTGGCAATTGCAACAAGCCAGATGAGAATCAG GAAATGTTGGTTTGCCCGGAAACAGAATATTTTACATTGCATTTGCAACCCATTGATAGTGAAAAATTTGAACAACTTCCAGAGCCACAAAGGGAGAATCCAGAAACCAAAACTATTAGATTTCTGGATCGGAGGCTATGTCAAATGCAAGAAGAGTTAACTAGCCAAATGTCCACCTTAATCcaaaaaatggaggagaaaataaATGCAAAACTTGACCATGTGCTTGCTCGAATTACTGTTTTGGAAGAAAAATGCAATGTTTTGAATCCGTAA